The following proteins are co-located in the Anser cygnoides isolate HZ-2024a breed goose chromosome 2, Taihu_goose_T2T_genome, whole genome shotgun sequence genome:
- the PDCD6 gene encoding programmed cell death protein 6 isoform X2 — translation MFDRENKGGVNFNEFTGVWKYITDWQNVFRTYDRDNSGMIDKNELKQALTGFGYRLSDQFYDILIRKFDRQGRGQVAFDDFIQCCVVLQRLTDVFRRYDTDQDGWIQVSYEQYLSMVFSIV, via the exons ATGtttgacagagaaaacaaaggtgGCGTGAACTTCAATGAATTCACGGGAGTCTGGAAGTACATCACAGACTGGCAGAATGTCTTTCGAACGTATGATAGAGACAATTCTGGAATGATTGACAAAAATGAGCTAAAGCAAGCACTAACAGGTTTTG GTTACCGCCTGTCTGATCAATTCTACGATATCCTTATTCGGAAGTTTGACAGACAAGGGAGAGGCCAAGTTGCTTTCGATGACTTTATTCAGTGCTGTGTTGTTTTACAG CGGCTGACTGATGTATTCCGACGTTACGATACTGATCAGGACGGCTGGATTCAGGTGTCCTATGAGCAGTACCTGTCTATGGTCTTCAGCATCGTATGA